In the Acidobacteriota bacterium genome, one interval contains:
- the cmdF gene encoding tyrosine 2,3-aminomutase, translating into MKIKGENHSIYDVYQVAVCGEPVELEADQLEAVEETYLRVQEWGEAKHPIYGVNTGFGELVYVIVPPQYKTALQRNLILSHAAGGGEFFPDEYSRAIMMARLNCFIKGYSGVSRETVRLLQEFLNRGIHPLIPKQGSLGASGDLAPLSHVALALIGKGKVRTNGEIRNSEDVLRECGLRPLDPGFKEGLALINGTSAMTGVASLALVKAYSLLKQALLASAHFVQCLRGSTRPFESRGHELKNHYGQIAVAEHLRQLLTGSALTQEHGQLMESISRETAGRDDVVDTEIYLQNAYTLRCIPQVYGCVLDTFDYCRRLIEEEINSCNDNPLFFEVPEDTFHGGNFHGQYIAMCCDQLNIAVSEIGVMAERQLNRLLDPHINGSLPAFLAHDDSGLYCGFEGGQYLATSVASENLDLAAPASIKTIPSNGQNQDVVSMGLNSARKTLQICANVQTILAVLMAACNQASYFVEAEKFSRPVKQLNDALSQVVDQYRDSEPLAEHFARIREFLESESADRILGSAVDFEQSRANNRAWV; encoded by the coding sequence ATGAAGATTAAAGGTGAAAATCATTCTATTTACGACGTCTATCAAGTCGCAGTTTGCGGAGAGCCGGTGGAGCTGGAGGCCGATCAACTCGAGGCCGTCGAGGAAACGTACCTCCGCGTTCAGGAATGGGGTGAGGCTAAACATCCCATCTACGGCGTCAATACGGGGTTCGGAGAGCTTGTCTACGTCATCGTTCCACCCCAGTACAAGACCGCTCTGCAACGCAATCTGATCCTGAGTCACGCGGCCGGCGGCGGCGAGTTCTTTCCCGATGAATACTCGCGGGCCATCATGATGGCCCGTTTGAACTGCTTCATCAAAGGCTATTCGGGCGTCAGCCGCGAGACCGTCAGGTTGCTGCAGGAGTTCTTGAACCGCGGCATCCATCCTCTCATTCCTAAACAAGGGTCGTTGGGGGCCAGTGGAGACTTGGCTCCGCTCTCACATGTGGCTCTGGCGTTGATCGGGAAAGGAAAGGTCCGGACCAACGGTGAGATCCGCAACAGCGAGGACGTCTTGAGGGAATGCGGTCTTCGCCCCCTCGATCCGGGATTTAAAGAAGGCTTGGCCCTCATCAACGGAACGTCGGCCATGACCGGCGTGGCCTCTCTGGCGCTGGTGAAGGCCTACAGCCTGCTTAAGCAGGCGCTCCTGGCCTCTGCCCATTTCGTCCAGTGTTTGCGAGGGTCCACGCGGCCTTTCGAGTCCCGCGGGCATGAGTTGAAGAATCACTACGGTCAAATAGCCGTGGCGGAACACTTGCGCCAGCTTTTGACGGGGAGCGCTCTGACCCAGGAGCACGGCCAACTCATGGAGTCGATTTCGCGCGAGACGGCTGGCCGCGATGACGTAGTCGATACCGAGATTTACCTTCAGAACGCCTATACTCTTCGCTGCATTCCGCAGGTTTACGGCTGCGTGCTGGATACTTTCGACTACTGCCGACGCCTCATCGAAGAAGAAATCAACTCCTGCAACGACAACCCCCTCTTCTTCGAAGTGCCTGAAGACACCTTCCACGGGGGCAATTTTCACGGACAGTACATCGCAATGTGTTGCGACCAGCTCAACATCGCCGTCAGCGAAATCGGGGTCATGGCCGAGAGGCAACTGAACCGCCTCTTGGACCCCCACATCAACGGCAGCTTGCCGGCTTTCCTGGCTCATGATGATTCGGGTCTTTACTGCGGCTTCGAAGGGGGGCAGTACCTGGCTACCAGCGTAGCTTCCGAAAACCTCGACTTGGCCGCGCCGGCTTCCATCAAGACGATTCCCTCCAACGGCCAGAACCAGGACGTGGTCAGCATGGGCCTCAACAGTGCCCGCAAGACGCTGCAGATCTGCGCCAATGTACAGACCATCCTGGCCGTACTTATGGCGGCCTGCAATCAAGCCTCCTACTTCGTCGAGGCGGAGAAGTTCAGCCGTCCCGTCAAGCAGCTCAACGATGCCCTCTCGCAGGTAGTAGATCAATACCGCGATTCCGAGCCCCTGGCTGAGCACTTCGCCCGAATCAGAGAGTTCCTGGAAAGCGAGAGCGCCGACCGGATTTTGGGTTCGGCGGTCGACTTCGAGCAGAGCCGCGCCAACAACAGAGCATGGGTATGA